The Sphingosinicellaceae bacterium genome includes the window CGGCTGGGCGGTGAAAGGCATCTACACCCGCCGCCGCTTCGAGGAGCATGCCAAGCTGCTGTACGCCTTCGGTTATCCTGACCGCGACACCGGCCTCGGCATCGTCGGCATGTCGGGCATCTACCCGTCGGACTACAAGCAGAACCTCGCCGACCTCTACGCGTCGGGCCCGCTCCACCTGTTCGGCCGCGAGCACCAGCTGGCGTTCGGCGCTTCGTACGGCCGGTCGGTCGGCAAGGATTACGAGGCCTTCTCCGAAACCACGATCGACTATCCGGACTACCGCACGCTGGGTGGTCATACGCTGATCCCGGAGCCGGATTATCCCGACGCGACGCTCCAGTCCAACACCACCGACAAGCTGCTGCGTGGCTATGCAGCCGCCCACCTGAACTTCAGCGACCGGCTGAAAGGCGTCGTCGGTGCCAGCGTCGCGCAGCTCAAGTCGAGCGGCTCGTCCTACGGCACCGACCAAGCGCGCAACAATTCCCAGGTCAGCCCGTATGTCGGCGCGCTGTACGACCTGACGAAGAACGTCACGCTGTATGCGAGCTACACGGGCATCTTCAATCCGCAGGTCGAGGTCGATGTCACCAACCGCAAGCTCGCGCCCGCCAAGGGCAATAGCTACGAAGCCGGCATCAAGAGCGAGTGGTTCGACAACCGACTCTATGCCACCGCCTCGCTTTTCCACGTCAAGCAGCGTGGGTTGGCGACCTACGCCGGCACGTTCGAGGACGGCGACCAGGGCCAGATCGGGTCGAGCTATTACACCGGCGTCGACACCACTTCGAAGGGTTTCGAGATCGAGATCGCCGGCAAGATCACCGACCGCTGGTCACTCAGCGGCGGCTACACCGGCTTCAAGCTTTCGGGCGGCGAGACGACCGGAAGCCCGCGTCCGTATCTCCCGAACCGCACGCTGAAACTGTCGTCGACCTATGCCGTACCGGAGCTACGCGACCTCAAGCTCGGAGCCGAACTGCGCTGGCAGGATGCGATTCACTATGTCGACGGCGGCGTGCAGGATAGCGACGGCAACGACGCCGTGGTGCGCCAGAAAAGCTATGCCGTCCTTGATCTGATGGCCGGCATCCGGGTCGTCGAGCATGTGCGGGCAACGCTCAACATCCGCAACGTCACCGGCGAGAAGTATCTCGGCAGCTTGCTCTGGGGGCAAGCGTTCTACGCCGCGCCACGCAACCTGACCTTTGCGCTGACGGTGGCG containing:
- a CDS encoding TonB-dependent siderophore receptor, whose amino-acid sequence is MKSLACRLLVSTALLAPAARAVAADAADAAANSDIVVTAAIDEVTSATGLALTLKETPQSVTIVDRERIRDFALTNINDLLDHVPGINVERVETDRTEYNSRGFDITNFQVDGIGLPLISALQFGDLDTVLWERVEIVRGANGMMAGVGNPSATINYIRKRPTATLQASVTAQLGSFDDKRVEADVSGPLNASGTVQARAIFAHEDRNSYLDFNKVNRNVYGVLLSWDVAPRLKATVGYSRQQNDSDGVLWGALPLSYSDGSQIKDYPGSASTSAPWTYWNIRDQTAFAELAYNFDNGWAVKGIYTRRRFEEHAKLLYAFGYPDRDTGLGIVGMSGIYPSDYKQNLADLYASGPLHLFGREHQLAFGASYGRSVGKDYEAFSETTIDYPDYRTLGGHTLIPEPDYPDATLQSNTTDKLLRGYAAAHLNFSDRLKGVVGASVAQLKSSGSSYGTDQARNNSQVSPYVGALYDLTKNVTLYASYTGIFNPQVEVDVTNRKLAPAKGNSYEAGIKSEWFDNRLYATASLFHVKQRGLATYAGTFEDGDQGQIGSSYYTGVDTTSKGFEIEIAGKITDRWSLSGGYTGFKLSGGETTGSPRPYLPNRTLKLSSTYAVPELRDLKLGAELRWQDAIHYVDGGVQDSDGNDAVVRQKSYAVLDLMAGIRVVEHVRATLNIRNVTGEKYLGSLLWGQAFYAAPRNLTFALTVAY